From the Streptomyces nigrescens genome, one window contains:
- a CDS encoding leucine-rich repeat domain-containing protein, whose product MSRPESGSPRVLNLWKAGLSAVPPEVWRRADREVLILADNALTEIPAALCRLRALHTLDLGHNSLTAVPDEIGELTGLTRFLYLHDNRLTALPDTLGGLDRLGYLNVGENPLGRLPATLGEMAGLVELRAQQAELSELPESLGRLGRLRELWLGGNALTALPGSLAALRELRVLELRDNALPHVPDALRTLPLLRRIDLRGNRIAVLPPWIAELPSLEKLDLRWNSVADGAEPVLALRERGCVVLT is encoded by the coding sequence ATGTCCCGCCCCGAGTCCGGCAGTCCTCGCGTCCTCAACCTCTGGAAGGCGGGCCTGAGTGCGGTACCGCCCGAGGTCTGGCGGCGCGCGGACCGGGAGGTGCTGATCCTCGCCGACAACGCCCTGACCGAGATCCCGGCGGCGCTCTGCCGGCTGCGTGCGCTGCACACCCTCGACCTCGGCCACAACTCCCTGACAGCTGTCCCCGACGAGATCGGCGAGCTCACCGGGCTGACCCGCTTCCTCTATCTGCACGACAACCGGCTCACCGCACTGCCGGACACTCTCGGCGGACTGGACCGGCTCGGCTATCTCAACGTCGGCGAGAATCCGCTCGGGCGGCTGCCGGCGACGCTCGGTGAGATGGCCGGGCTGGTCGAACTCCGCGCACAGCAGGCGGAGTTGAGCGAACTCCCAGAGTCGCTGGGGCGGCTCGGCCGGCTCCGGGAGCTGTGGCTGGGCGGCAATGCGCTGACGGCATTGCCCGGGAGTCTGGCGGCGCTGCGCGAACTGAGGGTGCTGGAGCTGCGGGACAACGCCCTCCCCCACGTCCCCGACGCGCTGCGCACGCTGCCGCTGCTGCGCCGGATCGATCTGCGCGGCAACCGGATCGCGGTGCTGCCGCCCTGGATCGCGGAGCTGCCGTCGCTGGAGAAGCTCGATCTGCGCTGGAACTCCGTGGCGGACGGGGCGGAACCGGTCCTGGCGCTCCGGGAGAGAGGGTGCGTGGTGCTCACCTGA